The Microbacterium luteum nucleotide sequence ACTCCGTCGTGCGCGCGGTGATCGGGCTGCGGCGGGCGGGGCGCACGGCGCGAGCGAGACGGTGACGACGGCGCGGCTGCACGACGCGGGTGGCGGGCACCTCGGACACGGCGGCGGTCTCCCGCTTCGCCTCGACGTCGACGTGTTCCGTAGCGACGGCGTCAGACAGTTCGGCCTGCGTGCGCAGGACGCGCGGGAGTGAGACGAGCCAGCATCCGACGACCGAGAAGGCGGTGAACTCGAAGAGCGCGAGCGTGATGAAGCCGGCGGTGAGCACGACGATGCCGGTGGCCAGCACGATCACGAACACGAGCGTGAAGCGGCGGAACACGCGAGGCAGACCGGGCAGGCCGAGGCTCCACGCGACGAGGGAGAGGAAGGACAGGCCGAGGGTGGAGGCGGCGAGGTCGTGCATGACCACGCTGACCGGAATCGGGATGAGACCCACGACCGTCATCGCCAGGCCGGCGGTGATGAGCGACCCGCGCAGTCCGCGGCGCGTGTGGCGGCCGGTGGTGGCGGGCAGGGTCATACCGATCACGACACCGTAGACGGCGAGGAGTGAGCCCGAGACGATCACGGTGGTGTTGAAGGTGCGCGCGGAGAAATCGCCGACCGTACCCAGCTGCGAGAAGTGCAGCGTCCACCAGGTGGTTTCCTTGGTGGTGAGGATCGCCGTCACGACACCGATCGCGAGAACTGCCATCGCCATGCTCCCGAAACGGTGAGCAGAGTGAAGGCGCGCCCGAGACGTCATCGTTTCGGCGAGCGTCGGTGAGACGGGTTTGAGTCGTTCCGGCGCGTCGAAGGCGGCGAGGGCGGCAGAGGTCATGAGACAACATTATTGAAATGCCTGCGCGGAAATGTACGTCTTGCGCTAATTCCATGTTATGAATTCGTGTCCTGGTGGCTCCCAGGTATCTCCCGGTAGTGTTGGTCGGTCGGCTCTGGACACTGCGATGATCTGTTCGCGGGCGGTGTGTGAAGTCCTTGGGGCCGATGATGGGCGCCGACCCGGCGTGCATGACCATCATCGAAATGGCCCCGGTTGACCGGGTGATCCGTCATGAGCGGAAGCTGTTTCTCGTGCGATCACTGGCGAAAGGCATCACCATGCCCAAGAACAAGAAACCGCAGGGCGGACGCCCCGCGAAGAACTTCGAACCCCGATACGGAGCGAAGACCTCCTACCAGGACCGCAAGCGTCGTCCCGGCGAGTCCTCTTCGGGCACGACGGGCAGCCGGAGCCCCGGTCACCGCGGCTACCGCGCGGCGGAGGAGGGCTCGACCCCCAAGCGTCGTTGGACCGCTCAGGAGAGGGTCGCCCGAGATGAAGCCCGCGGCATACGCAGCCGTGCCGGGAATGATCGACCCTCGCGTGAGGATCGCCCGCGCCGTGACGACCGTGCCGGTGGGTACCGCGAGGACCGCCCGCGCCGTGACGACCGTGCCGGTGGCTACGACCGACGGAACCGCGACGACCGCGCCGGCGGCTACGAGCGCCGTGACGAGCGTCCGCGCCGTGACGAGCGTGCGGGCGGATACGGCCGTGACGAGCGTGCCGGTGGGTACGACCGTTCGCGCCGCGATGACCGCTCCGGCGGGCACGACCGTCGACAGCAGGGCGACCGCTCCGATCGTCCGCGCCGCGACGACCGCGCCGGTGGGAATCGCGGCGATCGCACCCGCCGTGATGATCGCGCCGGGGGGTACGACCGTCCGCGCCAGGATGACCGGCGGTACGACCGTCCGCGTCAGAGCGACCGTGATGAGCGCTCGCGTCGGGACGACCGCGCCTTCGAGCGTCCGCGTCGGGACGACCGTGACGCCCGCGCCTTCGAGCGTCCGCGTCGGGACGACCGTCCGCGTCGGGACGACCGGGGGTACGACCGCCCGCGCCGGGAGGGAGCACCGTCGCGCGACGCGGCGCGCGATGCTCATGTCGACGTCGTGCACGAGCGGCTGCAGGCCGAAGCGATCCAGGCCGACAACATCGCCGACGCGACGTTCGCCGATCTCGGTCTCGGCCAGAACATCGTCACGCGACTGACCGAACTCGGCGCCGAGAAGCCCTTCCCCATCCAGGCCGCCACGGTTGCCCCGATCCTCGAGGGTCGCGACGTGCTCGCGCGCGGCCGCACCGGTTCGGGCAAGACGATCGCCTTCGGCGCTCCGCTCGTGGAGTCGGTGCTGCGCTCGCAGGCGGGCACCCGGCGTGAATTCGGTCGCGCGCCGAAGGCCCTCATCATGGCTCCGACGCGCGAACTCGCGCTGCAGATCGACCGCACGGTGCAGAC carries:
- a CDS encoding DUF998 domain-containing protein, with translation MTSAALAAFDAPERLKPVSPTLAETMTSRARLHSAHRFGSMAMAVLAIGVVTAILTTKETTWWTLHFSQLGTVGDFSARTFNTTVIVSGSLLAVYGVVIGMTLPATTGRHTRRGLRGSLITAGLAMTVVGLIPIPVSVVMHDLAASTLGLSFLSLVAWSLGLPGLPRVFRRFTLVFVIVLATGIVVLTAGFITLALFEFTAFSVVGCWLVSLPRVLRTQAELSDAVATEHVDVEAKRETAAVSEVPATRVVQPRRRHRLARAVRPARRSPITARTTESERSRLTDPVGVTRPAVRAPRAGRIALRIPTTGPTAHRRPTATEHAARVTIPLRRTIRMRDDDAFTLAA
- a CDS encoding DEAD/DEAH box helicase, with the protein product MPKNKKPQGGRPAKNFEPRYGAKTSYQDRKRRPGESSSGTTGSRSPGHRGYRAAEEGSTPKRRWTAQERVARDEARGIRSRAGNDRPSREDRPRRDDRAGGYREDRPRRDDRAGGYDRRNRDDRAGGYERRDERPRRDERAGGYGRDERAGGYDRSRRDDRSGGHDRRQQGDRSDRPRRDDRAGGNRGDRTRRDDRAGGYDRPRQDDRRYDRPRQSDRDERSRRDDRAFERPRRDDRDARAFERPRRDDRPRRDDRGYDRPRREGAPSRDAARDAHVDVVHERLQAEAIQADNIADATFADLGLGQNIVTRLTELGAEKPFPIQAATVAPILEGRDVLARGRTGSGKTIAFGAPLVESVLRSQAGTRREFGRAPKALIMAPTRELALQIDRTVQTLARSVGLFTTQIYGGVPQARQVGALKKGVDIVIGTPGRIEDLERQGKLDLSQVQIAVLDEADHMCELGFLEPVQRILRLTAGDSQKLLFSATLDREVAALVDEFLVEPAVYEVAGEDQDSGTIDHRVLVVDHRDKAEILRSLVDREGKTLVFARTRAYTEMLAEQFEDAGIAALALHGDLNQSKRTRNLEKLTSGRVKVLVATDVAARGIHVDDIDLVVQADAPDEYKTYLHRSGRTGRAGREGRVVTLVTRQRRRRMTELLDRAEIEAPFEDVRPDDDLLEEISGRQAADVAS